The following coding sequences lie in one Heyndrickxia oleronia genomic window:
- a CDS encoding putative holin-like toxin — MITFYEALSLMMMFGSLIVTVITVVISLTKKK; from the coding sequence ATGATCACATTTTACGAGGCCTTATCGCTAATGATGATGTTTGGGTCATTAATCGTTACCGTGATTACAGTTGTTATTTCTCTTACAAAAAAGAAATAA